A part of Lacinutrix sp. 5H-3-7-4 genomic DNA contains:
- a CDS encoding lipid-A-disaccharide synthase N-terminal domain-containing protein, translating to MSDWLLYGIGFLAQALFSLRLIVQWLQSEKQKKSVTPSVFWIFSLIASILLCIYGYYRDDFSIMLGQLLTYFIYIRNLQLQKVWQSILAWVRLIILSIPVIVILYFITSNTIALSKWFQNENIPQWLLVLGIASQCIFSLRFVYQWLFSEVKKQSTLPLGFWVLSSIGALLILIYAVFRNDPVLIFAHSFGLAIYFRNIYFITARS from the coding sequence ATGAGTGACTGGCTTTTATATGGTATTGGCTTTTTAGCACAAGCGCTTTTCTCTTTAAGATTAATTGTTCAATGGTTACAAAGTGAAAAACAAAAAAAATCTGTTACACCATCTGTATTTTGGATATTTAGTTTAATCGCGTCAATTTTACTTTGTATTTATGGTTATTACAGAGACGATTTTAGTATCATGCTTGGCCAACTTTTAACCTACTTTATTTATATAAGAAACCTACAGTTACAAAAGGTTTGGCAAAGTATTTTAGCTTGGGTAAGATTAATTATTTTAAGTATTCCTGTAATAGTTATACTCTACTTTATTACAAGTAATACCATTGCTTTATCAAAGTGGTTTCAAAATGAAAATATACCACAATGGCTATTAGTTTTAGGTATAGCTTCACAATGTATATTTAGCTTACGCTTTGTTTACCAATGGCTTTTTTCTGAAGTAAAAAAACAATCTACCTTACCGTTAGGCTTTTGGGTATTGAGTAGCATTGGTGCTTTACTTATTTTAATTTATGCTGTATTTAGAAATGATCCTGTATTAATTTTTGCGCATAGCTTTGGCTTAGCGATATATTTTAGAAATATTTATTTTATTACTGCGCGTTCTTAG
- a CDS encoding phosphatase PAP2 family protein codes for MLEQLVELDKELFLYLNNLGNVYWDAFWMFYTAKFHWIPFYAILLYLLYKRLNSKMFILTLILVVFMITFTDQVTNLFKYGVARFRPCHDPSINTMMRIVKEGCGGRFGYFSGHSSNSMAVAIFTGLILRERYKYFIYIMIVWAILMGYSRIYIGVHFPLDVLSGFIFGGLSGFAFYKLDRYLQKRFIYTKNAQ; via the coding sequence ATGTTAGAACAATTAGTAGAATTAGATAAAGAACTTTTTTTATACCTAAACAATTTAGGAAACGTATACTGGGATGCCTTCTGGATGTTTTACACAGCCAAGTTTCATTGGATTCCTTTTTACGCCATTTTATTGTATTTGCTATATAAAAGGTTAAACAGTAAAATGTTTATTCTAACACTAATTCTTGTTGTGTTCATGATAACATTTACAGATCAGGTTACAAACTTATTTAAGTATGGAGTAGCACGATTTAGGCCTTGTCACGACCCAAGTATTAATACCATGATGCGTATAGTAAAAGAAGGTTGTGGTGGACGATTTGGCTATTTTTCTGGTCATTCAAGTAACTCGATGGCAGTAGCAATATTTACAGGTTTAATACTTCGGGAGCGTTATAAATACTTTATTTATATCATGATTGTTTGGGCAATATTAATGGGTTATAGCCGTATTTATATAGGTGTACACTTTCCATTAGATGTTTTAAGTGGTTTTATTTTTGGCGGACTTTCAGGTTTTGCATTTTATAAACTGGATAGATATTTACAAAAGCGTTTTATTTACACTAAGAACGCGCAGTAA
- a CDS encoding MATE family efflux transporter gives MVLSNYTKEFKYNWQLAAPVMLGMLGHTFVSFIDNIMVGQLGTAQLAAVSLGNSFMFIAMSLGIGFSTAITPIVAEADSARDFNGGKSALKHGIFLCTVLGILLFLLVFFAKPLMYLMEQPVEVVELAIPYLDLVAFSLIPLIIFQAFKQFSDGLSMTKYPMYATIIGNLINVLLNYLLIFGKFGFPELGIVGAAYGTLVSRFVMLWYLWYLLKKKDKSKDFVTNIKLFVLDTLMLKKIVNLGTPSAMQMFFEVAIFTAAIWLSGLLGKNPQAANQIALNLSSMTFMVAMGLSVASMIRVGNQKGLKKYFELRRIAFSLFLLGTIFATGFAIIFAVFHDYLPRIYVDFDDVVNFKDNMEVVSIASKLLLAAAIFQISDSIQVVVLGALRGLQDVKIPTLITFVSYWLIGFPISWFFGKESMYGSFGIWCGLLAGLTSAAILLYLRFNFLTKKLILSNDLKSN, from the coding sequence ATGGTTTTATCAAACTACACGAAAGAATTTAAATACAATTGGCAACTAGCAGCACCAGTAATGCTAGGAATGCTAGGTCATACCTTTGTTAGTTTTATAGATAATATTATGGTAGGCCAATTAGGTACTGCGCAACTAGCAGCAGTATCTTTAGGTAATAGTTTTATGTTTATTGCTATGTCTTTAGGTATTGGCTTTAGTACAGCCATAACACCAATAGTTGCCGAGGCAGATTCTGCTAGAGATTTTAACGGCGGAAAGTCAGCATTAAAACACGGTATTTTTCTATGTACTGTTTTAGGTATATTGTTGTTTTTACTAGTATTTTTTGCAAAACCATTAATGTATTTAATGGAACAACCAGTTGAGGTTGTAGAGTTGGCAATTCCATATTTAGATTTGGTTGCTTTTTCTCTTATTCCACTTATAATTTTTCAAGCATTTAAACAATTTAGTGATGGTTTGTCTATGACAAAATACCCTATGTATGCTACCATTATAGGAAACTTAATAAATGTACTTTTAAACTACCTTTTAATATTTGGAAAATTTGGTTTTCCAGAACTTGGTATCGTTGGTGCAGCTTATGGAACTTTGGTATCCAGATTTGTAATGCTTTGGTATTTATGGTATTTACTAAAGAAAAAAGATAAGTCTAAAGATTTTGTTACAAACATTAAGCTATTTGTTTTAGATACATTGATGCTTAAAAAAATAGTAAACTTAGGGACGCCTAGTGCCATGCAAATGTTTTTTGAAGTAGCCATATTTACTGCTGCTATTTGGTTAAGTGGTTTATTAGGCAAAAATCCTCAAGCAGCAAACCAAATAGCTTTAAACTTAAGTTCAATGACCTTTATGGTTGCTATGGGATTAAGCGTGGCTTCAATGATTAGAGTAGGAAACCAAAAAGGATTAAAAAAATATTTCGAGCTACGCCGTATTGCTTTTTCTTTATTCCTTTTGGGTACAATATTTGCCACAGGATTTGCAATAATATTTGCTGTTTTTCATGACTATTTGCCAAGAATATATGTAGATTTTGATGATGTTGTAAACTTTAAAGATAATATGGAAGTAGTATCAATAGCTTCTAAATTATTATTAGCAGCAGCTATTTTTCAAATAAGTGACAGTATTCAGGTAGTGGTTTTAGGAGCATTACGTGGTTTGCAAGATGTAAAAATACCAACACTAATAACTTTTGTATCTTATTGGTTAATAGGATTTCCAATAAGTTGGTTTTTTGGTAAAGAAAGCATGTATGGTAGCTTTGGTATTTGGTGCGGCTTATTAGCAGGACTAACGAGTGCTGCAATTTTATTATATTTAAGATTCAATTTTTTAACAAAGAAGTTAATTTTGTCAAACGACTTAAAAAGTAACTAA
- a CDS encoding alpha/beta fold hydrolase produces MKKYGYLLLLGLTYLCNTSCTVLQWRKTDEAIQQKFKTENINSEITYYKVDSLNLDIRIHEVKSQDNTVNLIFFHGSPSSLSAWENYMLDSKLLASANMYAIDRPGYGYSNFGKQLTSISTQAQIMSAVINEKALDNVIVIGSSYGGPLAARIAYLNKNVKALVMVSPAIDPENEKDIWASRFTQWKLTRWLVPTAYRVAGDEKTVHAKELEIIAKDWKKLQIPVLHFHGDIDDIVPFENINFSKANFNNIKVISVEGKGHEIAWKNPEIIVPYLVNLIEDIQTKK; encoded by the coding sequence ATGAAAAAATATGGCTATCTGTTATTACTTGGTTTAACATATTTATGTAATACATCTTGTACTGTTTTACAATGGCGAAAAACAGATGAAGCTATTCAGCAAAAATTTAAAACAGAAAATATAAACAGTGAGATAACTTACTACAAAGTAGATAGTTTAAATCTAGATATTCGTATTCACGAAGTAAAATCTCAAGACAATACAGTAAACCTTATATTTTTTCATGGTTCACCAAGCTCTTTGTCTGCTTGGGAAAATTACATGTTAGATAGTAAACTTTTAGCAAGTGCAAATATGTATGCTATAGATAGGCCTGGATATGGCTATTCTAATTTTGGAAAGCAACTTACCTCAATTTCTACGCAAGCACAAATAATGAGTGCTGTTATAAACGAAAAAGCATTAGATAATGTTATCGTTATAGGATCATCCTATGGCGGACCATTAGCAGCACGCATAGCTTATTTAAACAAAAATGTAAAAGCATTGGTTATGGTTTCTCCAGCCATAGATCCTGAAAATGAAAAAGACATTTGGGCTTCTAGATTTACACAATGGAAATTAACAAGATGGTTAGTGCCAACAGCATATCGTGTTGCGGGAGATGAAAAAACGGTACATGCTAAAGAGTTAGAAATTATAGCAAAAGACTGGAAAAAACTACAAATTCCTGTTTTACATTTTCACGGTGATATTGATGATATTGTGCCTTTTGAAAATATAAATTTTAGTAAAGCAAATTTTAATAATATTAAAGTCATTTCAGTAGAAGGAAAAGGACACGAAATTGCCTGGAAAAATCCTGAAATAATTGTGCCGTATTTAGTAAATTTAATTGAAGACATTCAAACTAAAAAATAG
- a CDS encoding nitronate monooxygenase family protein — protein MQNKITELFNIQYPIIQAGMIWNSGWRLASAASNSGILGLIGAGSMYPDVLREHIQKCKKATNKPFGINVPMLYPNIKEIMDIIVEEDVKIVFTSAGNPKTWTKWLQDKGITVVHVVSSVKFALKAQEAGVDAVVAEGFEAGGHNGRDETTTLTLIPMVKEKLQIPLIAAGGIATGKTMLACMVLGADGIQVGSRFVASEESSAHKDFKQVVVDAKEGDTQLTLKELAPVRLIKNKFFNEVQELYKIAPTPEQLIKLLGRARAKRGMFEGDLEDGELEIGQISGLIHDIKPVKEIVEDMVTEFEQAKANVAHL, from the coding sequence ATGCAAAACAAGATAACAGAACTCTTTAATATTCAATACCCAATAATTCAGGCAGGAATGATATGGAATAGTGGTTGGCGCTTAGCATCGGCAGCTAGTAATTCAGGAATTTTAGGGCTTATTGGTGCCGGTAGTATGTATCCAGATGTTTTGCGAGAACACATACAAAAGTGTAAAAAAGCTACAAATAAACCTTTTGGTATAAACGTACCAATGTTGTATCCTAACATAAAAGAAATTATGGATATTATTGTAGAAGAAGATGTGAAAATTGTATTTACTTCTGCAGGAAATCCTAAAACATGGACCAAGTGGTTGCAAGATAAAGGTATAACAGTGGTGCATGTTGTTAGTAGTGTAAAATTTGCGTTAAAAGCTCAAGAAGCCGGAGTAGATGCTGTAGTGGCCGAAGGTTTTGAAGCTGGAGGACATAACGGTAGAGATGAAACAACAACACTTACTTTAATACCAATGGTAAAAGAAAAATTGCAAATACCTTTAATTGCTGCAGGAGGAATTGCAACAGGAAAAACAATGTTAGCTTGTATGGTTTTGGGAGCCGATGGCATACAAGTTGGTAGTCGATTTGTAGCAAGTGAAGAAAGTTCTGCACACAAGGATTTTAAACAAGTTGTAGTTGATGCTAAAGAAGGTGACACACAGTTAACTTTAAAAGAATTAGCACCTGTACGTTTAATAAAAAATAAGTTTTTTAATGAAGTACAAGAACTTTATAAAATAGCACCAACACCAGAACAACTAATAAAATTATTAGGTCGTGCAAGAGCAAAGCGTGGTATGTTTGAAGGTGATCTTGAAGATGGCGAATTAGAAATCGGACAAATTTCAGGATTGATACATGATATTAAGCCTGTAAAAGAAATTGTAGAAGATATGGTTACAGAGTTCGAACAAGCAAAAGCCAATGTCGCTCATTTATAG
- the mnmA gene encoding tRNA 2-thiouridine(34) synthase MnmA — protein MKKRVIVGLSGGVDSSVAAYLLKEQGYEVIGLFMKNWHDDSVTISDECPWLDDSNDAMLVAEKLGIPFQTVDLSEQYKERIVDYMFNEYEKGRTPNPDVLCNREIKFDVFMKIALDLGADYVATGHYCRKGIIEKDGEEVYQLLSGKDNNKDQSYFLCQLSQEQLAKALFPIGELQKPEVREIAAKADLITADKKDSQGLCFIGKVRLPDFLQQQLKPKEGVIVEIPKDNANYSNTQESFNSKTEELKYLSRKAEYAVADGEIVGKHQGAHYFTKGQRKGLSVGGKVEPLFVIDTDVEENVIYTGQGKGHPGLYKKALFVSNDELHWVRPDLALKPDETLQVLARIRYRQTLENATLHKVESGLYVEFENLQSAITEGQFVAWYLEDELVGSGVIS, from the coding sequence ATGAAAAAAAGAGTAATTGTAGGACTTTCTGGTGGAGTAGATTCAAGTGTTGCAGCCTATTTGTTAAAAGAACAAGGTTATGAAGTTATAGGTCTGTTTATGAAAAACTGGCACGATGACTCGGTAACAATTTCAGACGAATGCCCATGGTTAGACGATAGTAATGATGCCATGTTGGTTGCTGAAAAATTAGGAATTCCTTTTCAAACGGTAGATTTAAGTGAGCAGTATAAAGAACGCATTGTAGACTACATGTTTAATGAATATGAAAAGGGTCGCACACCAAATCCAGATGTACTTTGTAATCGTGAAATAAAGTTTGATGTTTTTATGAAAATTGCCTTAGACCTTGGTGCAGATTATGTTGCAACAGGACACTATTGTAGAAAAGGCATTATAGAAAAAGACGGTGAAGAAGTTTATCAATTATTATCTGGAAAAGATAATAATAAAGATCAATCATACTTTTTATGTCAATTATCTCAAGAGCAATTAGCAAAAGCATTATTTCCAATTGGTGAATTACAAAAACCTGAAGTACGTGAAATAGCTGCAAAAGCCGATTTAATTACTGCCGATAAAAAAGACTCTCAAGGTTTATGTTTTATTGGCAAGGTAAGACTGCCAGATTTTCTTCAGCAACAATTAAAACCAAAAGAAGGTGTAATTGTAGAAATACCTAAAGACAATGCTAATTATAGTAACACGCAAGAATCTTTTAATTCTAAAACCGAAGAACTTAAGTACTTATCAAGAAAAGCAGAATATGCTGTTGCAGATGGAGAAATTGTAGGTAAACACCAAGGTGCTCATTATTTTACAAAAGGGCAACGTAAAGGTTTATCGGTTGGCGGTAAAGTAGAACCTTTATTTGTAATAGATACAGATGTAGAAGAAAATGTAATTTATACAGGACAAGGAAAAGGACATCCAGGACTTTATAAAAAAGCATTGTTTGTTTCAAACGACGAGTTGCATTGGGTACGACCAGATTTAGCTTTAAAGCCAGATGAAACGCTTCAGGTTTTAGCTAGAATTCGTTACCGTCAAACATTAGAAAATGCAACATTACATAAAGTAGAATCTGGATTATACGTAGAGTTTGAAAACTTACAATCTGCAATTACCGAAGGTCAATTTGTAGCTTGGTACTTAGAAGATGAGTTGGTTGGCTCTGGTGTAATTTCATAA
- a CDS encoding fasciclin domain-containing protein: MKTIQKLSLLVLALITISACSNDDDATPQTNQETTLNIVETAQANAELSLLVEAVIQTGLTDALSASGERTVFAPNNTAFTAFLNTNGFDSLAEVPNDILTQVLLNHVITDNNITSSVLIGNRGYVNTLATGPNDTNLSLYYNGMNGVMLNGASTVTTANIETTNGIVHVVDAVIGLPTIATFATSNPDLSSLVAALQLADTGTPTVPYIETVSNSQTGPFTVFAPTNDAFTALLEELELNSLEDVDAATADAILTYHIVNNANVQSSQLSSGTVTTLGGDITADASAFTLTDANNRVSAIITTLVDIQATNGVVHAIDTVLLPPQ, translated from the coding sequence ATGAAAACAATCCAAAAATTATCTCTATTAGTGTTAGCACTAATCACAATATCTGCTTGCAGTAATGATGATGATGCTACACCACAAACAAACCAAGAAACAACATTAAATATTGTTGAAACTGCTCAAGCAAATGCAGAATTAAGCTTATTAGTTGAAGCTGTAATACAAACTGGATTAACAGATGCTTTATCTGCTAGTGGAGAAAGAACTGTTTTTGCACCTAATAATACAGCTTTCACTGCTTTTTTAAATACAAATGGTTTTGATTCTTTAGCTGAAGTACCAAATGATATACTTACTCAAGTTTTATTAAACCATGTAATTACCGATAATAATATTACTTCTAGCGTTTTAATTGGAAATCGTGGATATGTAAACACTTTAGCAACTGGACCAAATGACACTAACTTAAGCTTATATTATAATGGTATGAATGGTGTAATGTTAAATGGAGCTTCTACAGTAACTACTGCAAATATTGAAACTACAAATGGAATAGTACATGTTGTAGATGCTGTTATAGGTTTACCTACTATTGCAACTTTTGCAACAAGTAATCCAGATTTATCAAGTTTAGTTGCTGCTTTACAATTAGCAGATACAGGAACTCCAACTGTACCTTACATAGAAACTGTGTCTAATTCTCAAACTGGACCATTTACTGTTTTCGCACCAACTAACGATGCATTTACAGCATTATTAGAAGAACTAGAATTAAACTCTTTAGAAGATGTTGATGCTGCTACAGCAGATGCTATATTAACATATCATATTGTAAATAATGCTAACGTACAGTCTTCACAATTAAGTAGTGGTACTGTAACAACTCTTGGAGGCGATATTACTGCAGATGCTTCTGCTTTTACATTAACAGATGCTAATAATAGAGTAAGTGCTATAATAACAACTTTAGTAGATATTCAAGCTACAAATGGCGTAGTACACGCTATTGATACCGTATTATTACCGCCACAGTAA
- a CDS encoding toxin-antitoxin system YwqK family antitoxin, which produces MNKILVVIITLISTITFAQSINQMDANGKRHGIWKKNFNNTKVLRYEGEFNHGKEKGTFKFYKNIDGKAVLTATRTFSETSDLAQVKFFSSTKNLISEGNMKGKTYVGKWVYYHNKSKQIMSEEFYNEKGKLEGKKKTFYLSGKVAEEANYKSGKLNGLSKTYSEAGKLMSSFTYSQGELHGPAKIFDNKGQIKAEGVYQKDRRHGIWKFYDNGMFSHEKDFTRRSKNPHKK; this is translated from the coding sequence ATGAATAAAATTTTAGTTGTAATAATTACATTAATTTCAACAATTACATTTGCACAAAGTATAAACCAAATGGATGCTAATGGTAAGCGTCACGGTATTTGGAAAAAGAATTTTAATAATACAAAAGTATTACGTTACGAAGGTGAATTTAATCACGGAAAAGAAAAAGGAACTTTTAAATTTTATAAAAATATAGACGGTAAAGCTGTACTTACAGCAACAAGGACGTTTAGTGAAACAAGTGATTTAGCTCAAGTAAAATTCTTTTCTTCTACAAAAAATCTTATTAGCGAAGGTAATATGAAAGGTAAAACCTATGTTGGTAAATGGGTTTACTATCATAACAAATCTAAACAAATAATGAGTGAGGAGTTTTATAATGAAAAAGGAAAATTAGAAGGAAAAAAGAAAACATTTTATTTAAGCGGTAAGGTAGCTGAAGAAGCAAATTACAAATCAGGAAAATTAAACGGACTATCAAAAACATATTCTGAAGCTGGAAAGTTAATGAGTAGTTTTACATATTCTCAAGGAGAGTTGCATGGTCCTGCAAAAATTTTCGATAATAAAGGACAAATAAAAGCAGAAGGTGTTTACCAAAAAGATCGTAGGCACGGCATATGGAAATTTTACGATAACGGAATGTTTTCACATGAAAAAGATTTTACCAGGCGCAGTAAAAACCCACATAAAAAATAA
- the yidC gene encoding membrane protein insertase YidC has translation MEEKKLDVKSIIGFVLIFGILLFMMWQNQPTPEELEAEEKAKQAQIDAENKAKAAAAQNDTKVTTAQDFSNTTEGDSLRKIALQNKLGAFSYFAQDGETVVDNGVLQLKFSNKGGHLAEVKLNKFVDYDSLPIYLVKDKNASFNINFGTTDSRILNTQDLYFQPTKTKNGENTIVSMKLKVSETKFLEYKYIIKPNDYMIDFTIQSQGLSSEINSSQEVNLKWEQKAYRHDESISYENRYTRLTYQHDDGKIDKLSQGGEDDDVEEDMDWMSFRQHFFSSILTTDKQFKSVALTSKDLVEDEEIDTVFTKQFSAKTALALNGNEINESLGLYYGPTDSKILKNYDKNLEESIPFGWGIFGWINKYLFVPLFSFLSSFLPYGIAIIVMTVLIKLSMSFVQYKQYLSQMKMKILKPELDAIREKHKDNKMKAQQETMALQNKAGASPLAGCLPALIQMPVFYALFMFFPTAFALRQKKFLWADDLSSFDSIYKFPDGFSIPFYGDHISLFPILAGIAIFFYMKLTTGQQQMSAPQQEGMPDMAKMMKYMIYFAPIMMIIFFNSYASGLSLYYFISNLISIGILLVIKNFILDEEKILAGIQANKAKPKKENRFQKRMKEMMEQAEQQKQAQKRNKK, from the coding sequence ATGGAAGAAAAGAAATTAGACGTAAAATCGATTATAGGCTTCGTACTTATATTTGGTATTTTATTATTCATGATGTGGCAAAACCAGCCAACACCAGAAGAGCTTGAAGCAGAAGAAAAAGCAAAACAAGCTCAAATTGATGCAGAAAATAAAGCTAAAGCAGCAGCTGCACAAAATGACACAAAAGTTACCACAGCTCAAGATTTTTCAAACACCACAGAAGGAGACTCGTTAAGAAAAATAGCACTTCAAAATAAATTAGGCGCATTTTCTTATTTCGCTCAAGATGGTGAAACTGTTGTAGATAATGGTGTTTTACAATTAAAATTTTCTAATAAAGGTGGGCATTTAGCAGAAGTTAAACTTAATAAGTTTGTAGATTACGATTCGCTTCCTATATACCTAGTAAAAGATAAAAACGCAAGTTTTAATATTAATTTTGGTACTACAGATAGTCGTATTTTAAATACACAAGATTTATACTTTCAACCAACAAAAACTAAAAATGGTGAGAATACTATAGTTTCTATGAAACTAAAAGTATCAGAAACTAAGTTTTTAGAATACAAATACATTATTAAGCCAAATGATTATATGATTGATTTCACAATTCAATCTCAAGGCTTAAGTAGCGAAATTAACAGCTCACAAGAAGTTAATTTAAAATGGGAACAAAAAGCATATCGACATGACGAGAGTATCTCTTACGAGAATCGTTACACACGTTTAACATACCAGCACGATGATGGTAAAATAGATAAATTATCACAAGGTGGTGAAGATGATGATGTTGAAGAAGATATGGATTGGATGTCGTTTAGACAGCACTTTTTTAGTTCTATACTTACAACAGATAAGCAATTTAAATCTGTAGCTCTAACATCTAAAGACTTAGTAGAAGATGAAGAAATAGATACCGTATTTACAAAGCAATTTTCTGCTAAAACAGCATTAGCCTTAAATGGAAATGAAATAAACGAAAGTTTAGGTTTATATTATGGTCCTACAGATAGTAAGATATTAAAAAATTACGATAAAAACTTAGAAGAAAGCATTCCATTTGGTTGGGGAATTTTTGGTTGGATTAACAAGTACTTATTTGTACCATTATTTAGCTTTTTAAGTTCGTTTTTACCTTATGGTATAGCTATTATAGTAATGACGGTTTTAATAAAATTATCTATGTCTTTTGTACAGTACAAACAGTATTTGTCGCAAATGAAAATGAAAATTTTAAAACCAGAGTTAGATGCTATTCGCGAAAAGCATAAAGACAATAAAATGAAAGCGCAACAAGAAACAATGGCGCTTCAAAATAAAGCAGGAGCAAGTCCGTTAGCAGGATGTTTACCAGCTTTAATACAAATGCCAGTATTTTACGCACTATTCATGTTTTTTCCAACAGCATTTGCCTTAAGACAAAAGAAGTTTCTTTGGGCAGACGATTTATCATCATTCGATTCTATTTACAAGTTTCCTGATGGTTTTAGTATTCCATTTTATGGTGATCATATTAGTTTATTTCCAATTTTAGCTGGTATTGCAATTTTCTTCTATATGAAGTTAACAACAGGACAACAACAAATGTCTGCACCACAGCAAGAAGGTATGCCAGATATGGCTAAGATGATGAAGTACATGATTTACTTTGCACCAATAATGATGATTATTTTCTTTAACTCTTATGCATCAGGATTAAGTTTATACTACTTTATTTCAAACTTAATTAGTATTGGAATTCTATTAGTAATCAAGAATTTTATTTTAGATGAAGAAAAAATCCTTGCAGGAATACAAGCAAATAAAGCAAAGCCTAAAAAGGAAAACCGTTTTCAAAAACGTATGAAGGAAATGATGGAGCAGGCAGAGCAACAAAAGCAAGCTCAAAAACGCAATAAAAAATAA
- a CDS encoding CTP synthase → MTTKTKYIFVTGGVTSSLGKGIIAASLAKLLQAQGYRTTIQKLDPYINVDPGTLNPYEHGECYVTDDGAETDLDLGHYERFLNVPTSQANNVTTGRIYQSVIDKERRGEFLGKTVQVIPHITDEIKNRIQILGNSGDYDIVITEIGGTVGDIESLPYVEAVRQLKWELGENNALVIHLTLVPFLSAAGELKTKPTQHSVKTLMESGVQADVLVCRTEHELPEDLRDKLARFCNVTKESVIQSIDASTIYDVPNLMLEQGLDTIVLKKLDLESNVPNLDQWNAFLQRHKNPVSEVTIGLIGKYVELQDSYKSILEAFIHAGAENEVKVNVESVHSEYLNGDNAKAMLSHLDGVLVAPGFGERGIEGKIDAVRYVRENNIPFLGICLGMQMAVIEFSRNVLGLEDANSTEMNPETKHPVINLMEEQKNITDKGGTMRLGAWDCEIIKDSIVDGVYNSKIIDERHRHRYEFNSAYKQQIEEKGMLATGLNPETGLVEIIEITNHPWFVGVQYHPEYKSTVANPHPLFVAFVKAAQQHNKKK, encoded by the coding sequence ATGACAACTAAAACTAAATACATATTTGTTACCGGTGGCGTAACATCATCTCTTGGAAAAGGCATTATAGCAGCCTCTTTAGCTAAACTACTACAAGCTCAGGGATATAGAACTACAATTCAAAAATTAGATCCATATATTAATGTAGATCCAGGTACTTTAAACCCTTATGAACATGGCGAATGTTATGTAACAGACGATGGTGCAGAAACAGATCTAGATTTGGGCCATTATGAGCGTTTTTTAAACGTTCCTACCAGTCAAGCTAATAATGTTACTACTGGTAGAATTTATCAAAGTGTAATAGATAAAGAACGTCGTGGTGAATTTTTGGGTAAAACGGTACAGGTTATTCCTCATATTACAGACGAAATTAAAAACCGTATCCAGATTCTTGGTAATTCTGGTGATTACGATATTGTAATTACAGAAATTGGTGGTACTGTTGGTGATATAGAGTCTTTACCTTATGTTGAAGCTGTTAGACAATTAAAATGGGAATTAGGAGAAAATAATGCTTTAGTTATACACTTAACTTTAGTGCCATTTTTATCTGCTGCGGGAGAATTAAAAACAAAACCAACGCAACATTCTGTTAAAACATTAATGGAAAGTGGTGTGCAGGCAGATGTTTTAGTTTGCCGTACAGAGCATGAATTACCAGAAGATTTACGAGACAAATTAGCACGTTTTTGTAATGTAACTAAAGAGTCTGTTATACAATCTATAGATGCATCAACAATTTACGATGTGCCAAATTTAATGCTAGAACAAGGTTTAGATACAATTGTTTTAAAGAAATTAGATTTAGAAAGTAATGTGCCAAACTTAGACCAATGGAATGCGTTTTTACAAAGGCATAAAAACCCAGTTTCAGAGGTTACAATAGGTTTAATAGGTAAATATGTAGAACTTCAAGATTCTTACAAATCTATACTTGAGGCATTTATACATGCGGGAGCAGAAAATGAAGTAAAAGTAAATGTAGAGTCTGTACACTCTGAGTATTTAAATGGCGATAATGCAAAAGCAATGTTATCACATTTAGACGGTGTTTTAGTAGCACCAGGATTTGGAGAACGTGGTATAGAAGGTAAAATTGATGCAGTAAGATACGTGCGTGAAAATAATATTCCGTTTTTAGGTATTTGTTTAGGTATGCAAATGGCAGTTATAGAATTTTCTAGAAATGTTCTAGGTCTAGAAGATGCTAATTCTACAGAAATGAATCCAGAAACTAAGCATCCTGTAATAAACTTAATGGAAGAGCAAAAGAACATTACAGATAAAGGAGGAACTATGCGTTTAGGTGCTTGGGACTGTGAAATTATAAAAGATAGTATTGTAGATGGTGTTTATAATTCTAAAATTATAGACGAACGTCACAGACACCGTTATGAATTTAATAGTGCTTATAAACAACAAATAGAAGAAAAGGGAATGTTGGCTACTGGCTTAAATCCAGAAACTGGTTTAGTAGAAATTATAGAAATTACAAATCATCCGTGGTTTGTAGGTGTGCAGTACCATCCAGAATATAAAAGTACAGTTGCAAATCCGCATCCATTATTTGTAGCATTTGTAAAAGCAGCGCAACAGCACAATAAAAAGAAATAA